ATAGGCTCATCGCATCACGGATATTATCTGCCGTGCCCTCTTCACCGGCATGGGCCACAGTGAGAAAACCGGCCTCACGAGCTTTGGCAAATACCCGGGCAAATTTCTCCGGAGGATTACCCTGCTCAGAAGAATCCAACCCTACCGCAATAATTTTGTCCCGGTATGGCAGCGCCATTTCCAGCGTGGCAAAAGCAGATGCCTCATCCAGATGACGCAAAAAACACATGATCAGTTCACTGCTGATCCCCAGTTGCTCGCGGCCGTCAGCCAATGCCCGGCTGATACCATTAATCACTGTGGCAAAGGCCACACCGCGATCAGTATGTGTCTGAGGATCGAAAAAGATTTCAGTATGAATAACATTATCAGCATGACAATGCTGCAGATATGCCCAGGTCAAATCATAAAAATCCTGCTCATGGATCAGGACATTGGCCCCCTGGTAATAAATATCCAGAAATGATTGTAAATTATGGAAATCGTATGCCGCCCGCACCTGCTCTGGCGTCGAAAATGGAATGTGTACCCCATTGCGCTGCGCCAATTCAAACATTAAGTCCGGCTCCAGCGTCCCTTCAATATGCAGATGTAATTCTACCTTGGGTAAACCCTGAATAAAGTCTCTCATCACCCTGTACTCTCTTGATAACAGTGAATATCGTGAACGGGATAGGCCTAGGGTGCTGATTGCTAAAAAATACAAAGAGCAAAGCGCCGGTAGGCTTACCTCACTCTTCGTAATCTGGAGTTTACGGTTCCAGGTAGAGACCCCCGTACCGAATTAACGGGGTTATACGAAGTACCAGATAAACAGTTAGGTGCACTATCGCCCAATGCTGCTCTGGTTAGGTGCGGATTCTGGCACACTCTCTCGCGCTGGACAAGCCAGAGAGTGAGTCCATCGTCATGAATATTCTCTCCGCATTCATCATTACTAATGTGCTATTTCACGATCAGCACAGGACAACTGGCTCGTGCCGTCACCGCCTCAGCAACATTATCGTGCCATAAATGCGCAAGTCCGGTGCGACCATGGCTGGCCATAACAATCATGCCAATGTCACCCTGCTGCGCTTCTTTGACAATCTGCTCGGCGATATTATTTTCCTCACAGCGGCGTACCAAGGTTTCCACTTTGACATCTGTATCTAATTTCGCCAGCAAGCCCTGCATCTGCTGCGCCGCAACGGCTTCCATATTCTGCATTAACTCTTCTGGCGTAATAGCTAGGATTTGGAAATTTTCATCCCCGGACAGCTGTTCAACAACATGCAAGATCCGCAGTCCTACATGGTAAAAATTGGCCATTTCTACCGCATAGGATAATGCGTGCAGAGCAGTTTCAGAAAAATCGGTCGGCCATAGAATATTGCGAGTACGCATGCACTACCTCCTGTTACCGGGATCCAGAGGCTGTCAGCTGCCGGCCATCACCGGCACTGACAGGCTTACAGGGTAAAATGGCTTATCAATCCTTCAGCCAATGGATAGCATCAAAGGTATTGAGGAAAAATTTCACCTTGATGGAAGTAAACCAATTGGCCACTTTGGTCAGCCACTCTTGGGTATTGGTATCGCCAATCACAGCGATTTTTTCAAAGTGACGGCCATGTTTAAAGTCTAGCTTCAAATCATCCCACATGGCCCGGGCCTCCCATCCTTCTAGCTCGGTAATATCACATAACACATAGATATCGGGATCTTTAACCCCAGCAATAGCAGACTCCAACATAGGTACCATCTGCTCATAATCTGCGTGGGTCAGTTTGCCTACCAGTTTGAGCGTGACAAAAAAATCATCTTCGCCGACCCGCTCAATGCCCACTGAAATCCCGTGACGATCAAGTTTCATAATCCCTCCTGAATCATTCATCTGCTTAGTGAGTGTAGCCCTGCCAACATACACCACTTATGCCACAGATCACATTTGTTGTTTTATTGAACTGCTCACCAAACTGCTCTAACATTGGCCAAACATTAGACCGACTAATCAGTCTATTTTTATGCCGGCAGGAGATTTTTGATGGATATGGCAACCGAGGGAATGCAACAGCAACAACTGCATCAACACTTTACCGCGCAACGGCAGGCATTTTCTCAAACAGACATGCCCGATTATCAACACCGTATCGCCCAGCTCAAAGCACTAAAGCAAGCATTGCTCGCCCATCAAGATGAATTGCTCCGTGCGCTGAGCGAGGATTATGGTTACCGTAGCCCGGATGACAGCATGCTGTCAGATATTCTGCCGGTGATCAGTAATATCAATTACAGCATCAAACACCTGCGCCGCTGGATGAAACCCAGCCGTCGCCATGCCGGACTGATGCTTGCTCCGGCCAGCGTCACTGTGCATTATCAACCCCTCGGCGTTGTGGGCATTATTGTGCCGTGGAATTTCCCCTTAACCCTGTCACTGGGACCATTAGCCACTGTACTGGCCGCGGGGAATCGAGCCATGCTGAAATTGTCTGAGTTTACTCCAACAACTAATCAGGTTATCCGCCGATTATTAGCTAAAGCCTTTTCACCTAAATGGGTGTGCGTTATTGAAGGTGAAGCTGATATCGCCGCCGCGTTTTCTGCCTTGCCATTTGATCATCTGCTTTTTACAGGCTCAACCTCAGTGGCTAAGCATGTCATGCATGCGGCAGCGGATAACCTGACCCCGCTGACACTGGAGCTTGGTGGCAAATCTCCGGTGATTATTGCTCCGGATATGCCAATAACAACTGCGGTTGAACGACTTATTTATGGCAAATGCCTCAATGCTGGGCAGATTTGTGTAGCACCAGATTATGTGCTTTGCCCCGCCGGGCAGGAACAAGCGTTTATCCAAGCCTACCGGCAACAATTTCGTGCTATGTACGGTGCCAAATTGGCTGACACTCCTGACTATGGCAATGTTATTAATGCGCGGCAATTTAACCGCTTGCAGACATTACTGGATGATGCCCAAGCCAAAGGAGCCCAAATTACTCCGGCACTGGATGAAACACAGGGCTCACAAGATAACAAAACTACAAATCAGCAAAACAGCCGTAAATTAGCTACCCAGTTAATCACCAGGGTAACGGATAACATGCTGTTAATGCAGGAAGAAATCTTTGGTCCGCTACTGCCTATCGTCAGTTATAACACGTTGGATGAGGCCATTGCTTATATTAATGCTCGTCCGCGACCATTGGCGCTTTATCTAATGAGCTTTGATAATCGGACACAACAGCAAGTGTTAAGCCGTACTCACTCCGGCGGTGTGTGCATTAATGAAACTGTGTTTCATGTCGCCGCTGATGATGCACCTTTTGGGGGGATCGGCCCATCCGGCATGGGGCATTACCATGGCCATGAAGGTTTTTTGCAATTTAGCCACGCTAGAACCGTGCTGCACCGCGGCCGACTCAATACCGGGAAGTTGGTTCATCCCCCTTACGGCAAGTTCTGGCAAAAATGGTTAGTGCGTCTGTTTGTCCGTTAACTCACTGAGTACCGATAGGAGTCACTTAATGGCCGACAGTAAAAAACAAGCCATTTTACAAGCGGCACTGCCGTTGTTTGTCGAGCGGGGTTTTGATGCCACCTCAACAGCAATGTTAGCGCAGCAGGCCGGAGTGGCAACCGGTACTCTATTTCACCACTTTGCCAATAAAGATGCGGTATTAGCAGCGTTATTTATCAGTACTAAGCAGGAATTTGCAGATCATATGCAAGCGTTCTCCCCTGTAGGGGAATTCGCTCAGCAACTGCAACAATTATGGGACAGAGCAATAGAGTGGTCGCTGGCAAATCCTCTCAAACAGCAATTTTTCCAACACTATTGTTTGTCACCAGCCCTGCCGCAGGCCCTTCGTGACCGCGCTATGTTTGATATTTTGGGCTTTTTGGCTGAGCACTTACGCCAAGGACAAGCAAGTGGAGAATTAAGTCACTGGCCACTGACCTTGTTACTGCATTACTGTCACGGCCAATACCTTGCCAGCAGCCAATTGTTTGTGCAGCAGCCGCAACTGTGGCAGCAAGCAGATTACCGCTTGGGCAGTTTTCAACTGCTCTGGCAGGCAATTAAAGCGTAATTTAAGCATCTTAACGTATCAGCCCAGCAACTAGCCGGGCTGATACTCTGCAATAGGTTTAATCACAGAGGTGATAGATCAGAAATCAAATACCTGACTGAGGATC
This region of Shewanella sp. NFH-SH190041 genomic DNA includes:
- a CDS encoding TetR/AcrR family transcriptional regulator; the encoded protein is MADSKKQAILQAALPLFVERGFDATSTAMLAQQAGVATGTLFHHFANKDAVLAALFISTKQEFADHMQAFSPVGEFAQQLQQLWDRAIEWSLANPLKQQFFQHYCLSPALPQALRDRAMFDILGFLAEHLRQGQASGELSHWPLTLLLHYCHGQYLASSQLFVQQPQLWQQADYRLGSFQLLWQAIKA
- a CDS encoding adenosine deaminase; its protein translation is MRDFIQGLPKVELHLHIEGTLEPDLMFELAQRNGVHIPFSTPEQVRAAYDFHNLQSFLDIYYQGANVLIHEQDFYDLTWAYLQHCHADNVIHTEIFFDPQTHTDRGVAFATVINGISRALADGREQLGISSELIMCFLRHLDEASAFATLEMALPYRDKIIAVGLDSSEQGNPPEKFARVFAKAREAGFLTVAHAGEEGTADNIRDAMSLLGVSRVDHGVACSQDEALMNELAANRMPLTVCPLSNTRLKVFDKMSEHNITDLLRRGLCVTINSDDPAYFGGYMTDNFMAVAEALPLNHKELAQFTLNAIEASFITDAAKQQLAERTCAYLAQHS
- a CDS encoding STAS/SEC14 domain-containing protein translates to MKLDRHGISVGIERVGEDDFFVTLKLVGKLTHADYEQMVPMLESAIAGVKDPDIYVLCDITELEGWEARAMWDDLKLDFKHGRHFEKIAVIGDTNTQEWLTKVANWFTSIKVKFFLNTFDAIHWLKD
- a CDS encoding coniferyl aldehyde dehydrogenase, which gives rise to MDMATEGMQQQQLHQHFTAQRQAFSQTDMPDYQHRIAQLKALKQALLAHQDELLRALSEDYGYRSPDDSMLSDILPVISNINYSIKHLRRWMKPSRRHAGLMLAPASVTVHYQPLGVVGIIVPWNFPLTLSLGPLATVLAAGNRAMLKLSEFTPTTNQVIRRLLAKAFSPKWVCVIEGEADIAAAFSALPFDHLLFTGSTSVAKHVMHAAADNLTPLTLELGGKSPVIIAPDMPITTAVERLIYGKCLNAGQICVAPDYVLCPAGQEQAFIQAYRQQFRAMYGAKLADTPDYGNVINARQFNRLQTLLDDAQAKGAQITPALDETQGSQDNKTTNQQNSRKLATQLITRVTDNMLLMQEEIFGPLLPIVSYNTLDEAIAYINARPRPLALYLMSFDNRTQQQVLSRTHSGGVCINETVFHVAADDAPFGGIGPSGMGHYHGHEGFLQFSHARTVLHRGRLNTGKLVHPPYGKFWQKWLVRLFVR
- a CDS encoding universal stress protein, translated to MRTRNILWPTDFSETALHALSYAVEMANFYHVGLRILHVVEQLSGDENFQILAITPEELMQNMEAVAAQQMQGLLAKLDTDVKVETLVRRCEENNIAEQIVKEAQQGDIGMIVMASHGRTGLAHLWHDNVAEAVTARASCPVLIVK